In Treponema denticola, one genomic interval encodes:
- the fliD gene encoding flagellar filament capping protein FliD: MSDLSIPGVNSTYEKLVEALMKKERIPRDREAEKLENLKLQDDSWRQINKFSLEVRNAARDLYSFNSPFVEKIAESSNERSFTAVASRGAKDQNVKLNIVQIAEADKFLTKEINKDIEIKKGKYTFKVGEKSISVNWKGGKYKGFIDLVNSKAKDILNISEIKVKPDTKSLLFSSNITGEKNRLEFADDALSMALEMELVKKNNSSAIKTSVNSLETSPESSQKIDFSEHVKAKDQYIMELTISVKDPAKPQSLKTEEKNGKIYEQIGSISYKGIVIQNEASQDGLNKAEIKSSSVGSSSKVDMNILSLESTRGVFIPLPSLSENAETQTITIPLAEYGDVKALSINNNNSNKTIFVENIKILDPKAAGECTPVNPVSTAQDAIVNFEGIQIKRDKNDIDDLIPGVTIHAHESSEKQEKLTIKPDVEAVKNAIIELVAKYNRVFAQINILTQNKPEIIEELTYLSETEVEDAQKKLGLMYANSTLTSLKSNLRQTINMPYKPYDDSKIFMLAQLGISTKSDSSSGIDMSRLRGYLEIDEKKLDEALNNNMEEVKLFFGFDSDGDILIDSGLAHAMYEYINPYTQRGGIFGIQTDSLKQKMDSSQKRIENYDKKLAEKEQSLKKKYGVMDGTLKSLQKQSQTMKNFTDSLKKSNKDE; this comes from the coding sequence ATGTCCGATTTAAGTATACCCGGAGTCAACAGTACATACGAAAAGCTCGTTGAAGCTTTAATGAAAAAAGAAAGAATTCCTCGAGATAGAGAAGCAGAAAAGCTTGAAAACCTGAAATTGCAGGACGATTCATGGCGGCAAATTAATAAATTCTCACTTGAAGTACGTAATGCCGCAAGAGATTTATATTCCTTTAATAGTCCATTCGTAGAAAAAATAGCAGAATCATCTAATGAAAGATCCTTTACAGCTGTTGCATCAAGAGGAGCCAAGGATCAAAACGTAAAACTCAATATAGTTCAAATTGCAGAAGCCGATAAATTTTTAACAAAAGAAATAAATAAAGATATTGAAATAAAAAAGGGTAAATACACATTTAAAGTAGGAGAAAAAAGCATTTCAGTAAATTGGAAGGGCGGTAAGTATAAGGGTTTTATAGATCTTGTAAATTCCAAAGCAAAAGATATATTAAACATAAGCGAAATAAAAGTAAAGCCTGACACTAAATCCCTTTTATTTTCATCAAATATAACCGGAGAAAAAAACAGGCTGGAATTTGCAGATGATGCCTTATCCATGGCCCTTGAAATGGAGCTTGTTAAGAAAAACAATTCATCCGCTATAAAAACTTCTGTTAATAGTCTTGAAACAAGTCCCGAATCTTCTCAAAAAATAGATTTTTCAGAACATGTAAAGGCTAAAGACCAATACATAATGGAACTTACAATCTCTGTCAAAGATCCGGCAAAACCTCAGTCTCTAAAAACCGAAGAAAAAAACGGTAAAATTTATGAACAAATCGGCTCCATATCTTATAAGGGTATAGTAATACAAAATGAAGCATCTCAAGACGGTTTAAATAAAGCTGAAATCAAAAGCTCTTCAGTAGGCTCATCTTCTAAAGTAGATATGAATATCTTATCGCTGGAATCTACACGCGGAGTTTTTATTCCACTACCCTCTCTTTCTGAAAATGCAGAAACTCAGACAATTACAATTCCTTTGGCTGAATATGGGGATGTAAAAGCATTATCAATCAATAATAATAACTCAAATAAGACTATTTTTGTTGAAAATATTAAAATATTAGACCCAAAGGCAGCCGGAGAATGTACTCCTGTAAACCCCGTTTCAACAGCTCAGGATGCAATAGTTAATTTTGAAGGTATTCAAATTAAAAGAGACAAAAATGATATAGACGACTTAATACCCGGAGTAACCATTCATGCTCATGAATCTTCGGAAAAACAGGAAAAACTTACCATAAAGCCGGATGTAGAGGCCGTCAAAAATGCCATTATTGAGCTTGTAGCAAAATATAACCGTGTTTTTGCTCAAATAAATATATTAACACAAAATAAGCCCGAAATAATAGAAGAGCTAACCTACCTTTCTGAAACAGAAGTCGAAGATGCTCAAAAAAAGCTTGGCTTAATGTATGCAAATTCTACATTAACATCTTTAAAATCTAATTTAAGACAAACAATAAACATGCCTTACAAGCCTTATGATGATTCTAAAATTTTTATGCTGGCTCAGTTGGGCATCTCTACAAAGTCTGACTCATCAAGCGGAATAGATATGTCCCGGCTGAGAGGCTATTTGGAAATCGATGAAAAAAAACTTGATGAAGCTTTAAACAACAACATGGAAGAGGTTAAGCTTTTTTTCGGTTTCGATTCGGATGGAGATATATTAATAGACTCTGGACTTGCTCATGCAATGTATGAATACATAAACCCATATACACAAAGAGGCGGTATTTTCGGTATACAAACAGACTCTCTCAAACAAAAAATGGACTCTTCGCAAAAAAGAATAGAAAACTATGATAAAAAACTGGCCGAAAAAGAGCAGTCGCTTAAAAAAAAATACGGCGTAATGGATGGGACTTTAAAAAGTTTACAAAAACAATCTCAAACAATGAAGAATTTTACGGATTCTCTAAAAAAAAGTAATAAGGATGAATAA
- the tsaB gene encoding tRNA (adenosine(37)-N6)-threonylcarbamoyltransferase complex dimerization subunit type 1 TsaB — MNIVCIDTSWKSISITAQGELGVFTSIFTPVRARHSSILIPAIETAVKEAGFSINETEVIVCPQGPGGFTGLRLAYSTAKAIQLKTNAEFYCIPVLEAICSKYAGKGQFLSIIDAKRDCFYVQLFEDKIPSSQALDISAEKTIQLINKNKNTLICGFGTDKFKESIIQLIEEDKFTFIEIDPEIISKLMLDCFISGKNHIKVEDWDGPVYVRKSDAEY; from the coding sequence ATGAATATAGTTTGTATTGATACAAGTTGGAAATCTATTTCAATTACAGCCCAAGGCGAATTAGGCGTGTTTACCTCAATTTTTACACCGGTTCGAGCAAGGCATTCATCTATTTTGATTCCTGCAATAGAAACAGCAGTAAAAGAAGCAGGCTTTTCCATAAATGAAACAGAGGTTATTGTATGCCCTCAAGGACCGGGAGGCTTTACAGGCCTAAGGCTTGCCTACTCCACTGCAAAAGCAATTCAATTAAAAACTAATGCCGAATTTTATTGTATCCCCGTATTGGAAGCTATCTGCTCCAAATATGCAGGAAAAGGACAATTTTTATCTATCATCGATGCAAAAAGAGATTGTTTTTATGTTCAGCTGTTTGAAGACAAAATCCCGTCTTCTCAAGCTCTCGATATATCTGCAGAAAAGACCATTCAACTAATAAATAAAAATAAAAACACCCTAATTTGCGGATTTGGAACCGATAAATTTAAAGAAAGCATCATACAGTTGATTGAAGAGGATAAATTCACTTTTATAGAAATTGATCCGGAGATTATATCAAAATTAATGCTTGATTGTTTTATATCGGGCAAAAACCATATAAAGGTAGAGGATTGGGACGGCCCTGTTTATGTGAGAAAAAGTGATGCAGAGTATTGA
- the tsaE gene encoding tRNA (adenosine(37)-N6)-threonylcarbamoyltransferase complex ATPase subunit type 1 TsaE yields the protein MEFIVKTEAETIELGKKIGRCLKKGDIIALDGTLAAGKTYLTKGIALGLGIKEDVTSPTFTLISEYSGRLHLYHMDVYRLDSVEEFLDLGTEEMLYGEGVCVIEWSEKVKSVLPSNTIYINIIVNEDNSRKIIINSNYFKII from the coding sequence ATGGAATTTATAGTAAAAACGGAAGCCGAAACCATCGAGCTTGGAAAAAAAATAGGAAGATGCTTAAAAAAAGGAGATATTATAGCTCTTGACGGTACATTAGCGGCCGGTAAGACATACCTTACAAAAGGCATCGCTCTGGGCTTAGGAATTAAAGAAGATGTTACGAGCCCCACATTTACTTTAATATCAGAATACTCGGGACGGCTTCATTTATATCATATGGATGTTTACAGGCTTGACAGCGTTGAAGAGTTTTTAGATTTGGGTACTGAAGAAATGTTATACGGAGAAGGAGTCTGTGTTATTGAGTGGAGTGAAAAAGTAAAATCCGTATTACCTTCAAATACGATTTATATAAACATAATCGTAAATGAAGACAATTCACGAAAAATTATAATAAATAGCAATTATTTTAAAATAATTTAA
- a CDS encoding NAD(P)-binding protein, with the protein MSRLEIFSQNRSQIIIEELYKNLQHRIEASPPGLCPVYITRAFIEMCHAQTCGKCVPCRVGLLQLKHILTDVLNGNSTMETLTLIEETAKSIRETADCALGYEAADMVYKSIIYCRDDFEEHIKNGRCGCITTQPVPCVALCPANVDIPGYIALVRDERYADAVRLIRKDNPFPSTCAFICEHPCEHRCRRNMVDSAINIRGLKRVAVEFAGKVPPPPSAASTGKKIAIVGGGPAGLTAAYYLQLMGHQTTVYEMLPKLGGMLRYGIPNYRLPKDRLDEDIEAILETGVNVVYGKKIGIDIDLNELIKNNDAAIIAIGASTDKKLGLEGEDAEGVISAVQFLRDVGMDKKMDLKGKKTAIIGGGNVAMDAVRTAVRLKSEKVTCLYRRRIADMTALPAEIEGALAEGVEMMTLKAPSKLEVKNGKLAGVWVTPQMISKIKDGRASVVSTGEPDIFIPCEVLVVAIGQDIETKHYEASGVPIDRGKLFTMPSASFRGMPGLFSGGDCASGPSTVIKAIAAGKVMAANIDEYLGYSHTISCDVEIPIPNIDDRLACGRVELGEREASERIKDFEGVEFCMSKKEACQESNRCLKCDHFGFGIFKGGRERLW; encoded by the coding sequence ATGAGTAGACTTGAGATATTTTCACAAAATAGGTCTCAAATTATAATTGAAGAGCTATATAAAAATCTTCAGCATAGGATTGAAGCCAGTCCGCCCGGACTGTGTCCAGTTTACATAACACGAGCTTTTATTGAAATGTGCCATGCCCAAACTTGCGGAAAATGTGTTCCCTGCCGGGTAGGTCTTTTACAGTTAAAACATATTTTGACTGACGTTTTAAACGGAAATTCCACGATGGAAACGCTTACCCTTATTGAAGAGACGGCAAAATCGATAAGGGAAACTGCAGATTGCGCACTGGGCTATGAAGCTGCAGATATGGTTTATAAAAGTATAATCTATTGCCGTGATGACTTTGAAGAACATATAAAAAACGGAAGATGCGGCTGTATAACAACTCAACCCGTACCCTGTGTTGCTCTTTGTCCTGCAAATGTGGATATACCTGGTTATATTGCTCTTGTTAGAGATGAAAGGTATGCCGATGCAGTTCGTTTAATAAGAAAAGACAATCCTTTTCCTTCTACATGTGCTTTTATATGCGAACATCCTTGTGAACATAGGTGCCGTAGAAATATGGTAGATAGTGCCATAAATATACGCGGTTTAAAAAGAGTTGCTGTAGAATTTGCCGGAAAAGTTCCTCCTCCTCCAAGTGCCGCATCTACAGGGAAAAAAATAGCCATAGTCGGAGGCGGTCCTGCAGGGCTTACGGCTGCTTATTATTTGCAGCTTATGGGGCATCAAACAACGGTATATGAGATGCTGCCGAAATTAGGAGGTATGCTCCGCTATGGAATACCCAACTACCGTCTGCCTAAAGATAGGTTAGATGAAGATATAGAAGCAATCCTTGAAACGGGGGTTAACGTAGTTTACGGCAAAAAAATAGGAATTGATATAGATCTTAACGAGCTGATCAAGAATAATGATGCTGCTATAATAGCAATAGGAGCCTCAACAGACAAAAAATTAGGCCTTGAAGGAGAAGATGCCGAAGGCGTTATCTCTGCCGTTCAATTCCTTAGAGATGTAGGAATGGATAAAAAAATGGATCTGAAAGGTAAAAAAACTGCAATAATAGGGGGCGGAAACGTTGCTATGGATGCCGTACGCACAGCTGTACGCCTTAAATCGGAAAAAGTTACCTGCCTTTATAGAAGACGTATAGCCGATATGACGGCTCTCCCTGCAGAAATTGAAGGAGCTTTAGCAGAAGGTGTAGAAATGATGACCCTAAAAGCTCCTTCAAAACTTGAAGTAAAGAATGGAAAACTGGCAGGCGTTTGGGTTACTCCCCAGATGATCTCTAAAATAAAGGACGGCCGTGCTTCAGTTGTATCTACAGGGGAACCGGATATTTTTATTCCGTGTGAAGTGCTTGTTGTTGCAATAGGACAGGATATTGAGACTAAGCATTATGAAGCTTCAGGCGTACCGATTGATAGAGGTAAGCTTTTTACGATGCCCAGCGCAAGTTTCAGAGGAATGCCCGGTTTATTCTCTGGCGGAGACTGTGCTTCAGGACCTTCTACAGTTATAAAAGCTATTGCCGCCGGAAAGGTTATGGCTGCAAATATAGATGAATATTTAGGCTACAGCCACACTATAAGCTGTGATGTAGAAATTCCCATACCTAACATAGATGACCGCCTTGCCTGCGGAAGGGTAGAACTTGGCGAAAGAGAAGCCTCTGAAAGAATTAAAGACTTTGAAGGGGTTGAATTCTGTATGAGTAAAAAAGAGGCTTGTCAGGAATCGAACCGTTGTCTTAAATGTGATCACTTCGGCTTTGGAATATTTAAGGGAGGGCGTGAAAGATTATGGTAA
- a CDS encoding flagellin N-terminal helical domain-containing protein has protein sequence MIINHNMSAMFAQRQGGVNELHLAKNIEKLSSAERINRAGDDASGLAVSEKMRSQIRGLNQAGQNIQNGVSFIQATEGYLGETTDIIQRLRELAIQASNGIYSAEDRMQIQVEVSQLVDEVDRIASHAQFNGMNILTGRFAQDSVSGPMQLHVGANMDQREKIYIGTMTATALGIIGAQQGGEDAMISMSSVDGANMALGTLDNALKQINKQRADLGAYQNRFEMAYNGIAIAAENMQAAESRVRDADMAKEIVDYTKNQILIQSGTAMLAQANAQPQSVVRLLQ, from the coding sequence ATGATTATTAATCACAATATGAGTGCAATGTTTGCACAGAGACAGGGAGGAGTCAACGAACTTCATCTCGCAAAAAACATCGAAAAGCTTTCCAGTGCGGAAAGAATCAACCGTGCAGGTGATGATGCTTCCGGTTTAGCCGTATCCGAAAAGATGCGCAGCCAAATCAGAGGTTTAAACCAAGCCGGACAGAACATTCAAAACGGTGTTTCTTTCATTCAAGCAACTGAAGGTTACTTAGGTGAAACGACAGATATAATACAGAGATTAAGAGAGTTGGCTATACAGGCCTCTAACGGCATTTATTCCGCCGAAGACAGGATGCAGATTCAAGTTGAAGTTTCACAGCTTGTTGATGAAGTAGACAGAATCGCAAGCCATGCTCAGTTTAACGGAATGAATATCCTAACAGGCCGTTTCGCTCAAGATTCCGTATCGGGACCTATGCAGCTCCATGTCGGTGCAAATATGGATCAAAGAGAAAAGATCTATATAGGAACAATGACAGCTACAGCACTCGGTATTATAGGAGCACAGCAAGGCGGAGAAGATGCAATGATTTCAATGTCTTCAGTAGACGGCGCAAACATGGCATTGGGAACCCTTGATAATGCTCTTAAACAGATTAACAAGCAGCGTGCAGACCTAGGTGCATATCAAAATAGGTTTGAAATGGCATATAACGGCATCGCAATTGCCGCCGAAAATATGCAGGCTGCCGAATCAAGAGTCCGAGATGCAGATATGGCTAAAGAAATTGTAGACTATACAAAGAACCAGATCTTGATCCAGTCAGGAACTGCTATGTTGGCACAGGCCAATGCACAACCCCAGAGCGTTGTTAGGCTTCTTCAATAA
- a CDS encoding flagellin N-terminal helical domain-containing protein, which produces MIINHNMSAMFAQRTQGVTNVRIGKDIEKLSSGLRINRAGDDASGLAVSEKMRSQIRGLNQASANASNGINFIQVTEAFLQETTDIMQRIRELAVQSSNGIYSAEDRMQIQVEVSQLVAEVDRIASSAQFNGMNMLTGRFARETGENVVTGSMWFHIGANMDQRMRVYIGTMSAAALGIRNVGDEKIMTIETADAANMSIGTIDEGLKKINKQRADLGAYQNRLELTVVGIDIAAENLQASESRIRDADMAKQMVEYTKNQILANTGVAMLAQANNNSQLVMSLLR; this is translated from the coding sequence ATGATTATCAATCACAACATGAGTGCGATGTTCGCACAGAGAACGCAGGGTGTTACCAATGTACGCATCGGTAAAGACATCGAAAAACTTTCATCCGGTCTACGCATTAACCGTGCAGGCGATGACGCTTCCGGCCTTGCCGTTTCCGAGAAAATGAGAAGCCAGATTCGAGGTTTAAACCAAGCTTCTGCAAACGCTTCAAACGGCATTAACTTTATCCAAGTAACCGAAGCTTTCTTGCAGGAAACAACCGACATCATGCAGAGAATCAGAGAGCTGGCTGTTCAGTCTTCAAACGGTATCTACTCTGCCGAAGACAGAATGCAGATTCAGGTCGAAGTTTCTCAGCTGGTTGCCGAAGTTGACCGCATTGCAAGTTCAGCCCAATTTAACGGTATGAACATGCTTACGGGCCGCTTTGCACGCGAAACAGGTGAAAATGTTGTTACAGGTTCTATGTGGTTCCACATCGGTGCAAACATGGATCAGAGAATGCGTGTATACATTGGAACAATGTCGGCAGCAGCTCTCGGTATCCGAAATGTCGGTGATGAAAAAATCATGACTATCGAAACAGCCGATGCCGCAAACATGAGCATCGGAACAATCGATGAAGGTCTTAAAAAGATCAACAAGCAAAGAGCCGATCTTGGTGCATATCAGAACAGATTGGAGTTGACGGTTGTCGGTATTGATATCGCAGCTGAAAACCTCCAAGCTTCCGAGTCAAGAATCCGTGATGCAGATATGGCAAAACAAATGGTAGAATATACCAAGAACCAAATCTTGGCAAATACCGGTGTTGCAATGCTTGCTCAGGCTAATAACAATAGCCAGCTTGTAATGTCTCTTTTAAGGTAA
- a CDS encoding flagellar protein FlaG, whose amino-acid sequence MSIEISGIGHQAALQTRRDTVINGSMRAASDVIAQKEAAEQTQDQKALADPNEISKAVAQIQKLCNMCDRKLQFRVNKDTNRIVIKVIDTNTDKVIREIPSEEIQRLQARIRETVGLLFDENI is encoded by the coding sequence ATGAGTATAGAAATAAGCGGCATAGGGCACCAAGCAGCATTACAAACACGACGGGATACCGTAATTAACGGCTCCATGAGGGCTGCATCCGACGTAATAGCACAAAAGGAAGCAGCAGAACAAACCCAAGATCAAAAAGCTCTTGCTGACCCTAATGAAATATCAAAAGCTGTTGCACAAATTCAAAAACTCTGTAATATGTGTGATAGAAAATTACAATTTAGAGTAAATAAAGACACAAACCGTATCGTTATTAAGGTAATTGACACAAATACCGACAAGGTAATAAGGGAAATTCCATCAGAAGAAATACAAAGACTGCAAGCAAGAATAAGAGAAACCGTCGGCCTTTTATTTGATGAAAACATTTAG